In Mercurialis annua linkage group LG5, ddMerAnnu1.2, whole genome shotgun sequence, a single genomic region encodes these proteins:
- the LOC126681293 gene encoding serine/threonine-protein kinase RHS3 isoform X1 codes for MSSIPAMRPDSSQKSHIPQEEGAECESKKMEGMSNNKSNLSCVSKKGDQTTKYSSKSSSNSFFDSPSGTGFSKLTENVIVNPLFDPKKMDPLTKAVGNTSGNHRPMASSITQLQTTGPPLKTNVNPVLSSSSSCRSDSLESSTNAPVKPHTGGDVRWDAVNMVIARGSIGLSNFRLLKRLGYGDIGSVYLVELRGTNAHFAMKVMDKASLASRNKVLRAQTEKEILGLLDHPFLPTLYSYFETDKFYCIVMEFCSGGNLHSLRQRQPYKYFTEEAARFFASEVLLALEYLHMLGIVYRDLKPENVLVRDEGHIMLSDFDLSLRCSVSPTLVKSSSVHVGNGGGSTGGGLIDDEFAVHGCMQPSTFFPRILPSKKNRKSKSDFGLFVGGALPELMAEPTNVRSMSFVGTHEYLAPEIIRGEGHGSAVDWWTFGIFLYELLHGTTPFKGQGNRATLFNVVGQPLRFPETPQVSFMARDLIRGLLVKEPHKRIAYKRGATEIKQHPFFEGVNWALVRSAVPPHIPEPVDFSLFASKEPPPQANHNNAKKITDFGGDGKAYGSPHHTDSYIEFEYF; via the exons ATGTCATCAATTCCTGCAATGAGGCCTGATTCATCCCAG AAGAGCCACATTCCACAGGAAGAAGGTGCAGAATGTGAATCCAAGAAGATGGAGGGAATGAGTAACAATAAATCTAATTTAAGCTGTGTTTCCAAGAAAGGAGATCAAACAACAAAATATAGTTCTAAAAGCAGCAGTAACTCATTTTTTGATTCACCGAGTGGAACTGGATTTAGCAAACTTACTGAAAATGTGATCGTAAATCCTCTGTTTGATCCAAAAAAGATGGATCCATTAACAAAGGCTGTAGGAAATACGAGCGGTAATCATCGTCCAATGGCATCATCAATTACTCAGCTACAAACAACTGGGCCTCCGTTAAAGACGAACGTTAACCCTGTGCTGAGCAGCAGCAGTAGCTGCCGTAGCGACAGCTTAGAGAGCTCAACAAATGCACCAGTTAAGCCGCATACAGGAGGTGACGTGAGATGGGATGCTGTTAATATGGTGATTGCAAGAGGTTCAATAGGATTGAGTAATTTTCGGCTACTGAAACGGCTCGGATATGGAGATATAGGAAGTGTGTATCTGGTTGAACTTAGAGGAACAAATGCACATTTTGCTATGAAAGTGATGGATAAAGCTTCTCTTGCAAGTAGAAATAAGGTGCTTAGAGCGCAGACAGAGAAAGAAATCCTTGGCCTTCTTGACCATCCTTTTTTGCCTACCTTATATTCTTATTTTGAGACTGACAAATTCTATTGCATCGTCATGGAGTTCTGCAGTGGAGGCAATCTTCATTCCCTTCGCCAGAGGCAACCTTACAAGTATTTTACCGAGGAGGCTGCCAG GTTTTTTGCATCAGAAGTATTATTGGCACTGGAGTATCTCCACATGTTAGGCATTGTCTACAGGGATTTGAAGCCGGAAAACGTTCTTGTCAGAGATGAAGGTCACATAATGCTGTCGGATTTTGACCTCTCACTTCGCTGCTCAGTCAGTCCAACCCTTGTCAAGTCCTCATCTGTGCATGTGGGAAATGGTGGTGGCAGTACGGGTGGAGGCCTTATAGATGACGAATTTGCAGTACATGGATGCATGCAGCCATCGACATTTTTCCCCAGAATTTTGCCTAGCAAGAAGAACCGCAAATCAAAATCAGACTTCGGCCTCTTTGTTGGCGGAGCACTACCCGAGCTAATGGCAGAGCCGACAAATGTACGATCGATGTCGTTCGTAGGCACCCATGAATACTTAGCTCCAGAGATCATTCGCGGAGAGGGTCATGGAAGTGCAGTAGACTGGTGGACATTCGGGATCTTCTTATACGAATTGTTGCATGGAACAACACCTTTTAAAGGGCAAGGAAATCGGGCAACCCTGTTCAATGTTGTAGGGCAGCCTTTAAGATTCCCGGAAACACCACAAGTGAGCTTTATGGCTAGAGATCTGATAAGAGGACTGCTTGTTAAGGAACCCCATAAAAGGATTGCATATAAAAGGGGAGCTACAGAGATAAAACAGCATCCTTTTTTTGAAGGGGTCAACTGGGCTCTGGTGAGAAGTGCAGTGCCTCCTCACATACCTGAACCAGTAGACTTCTCACTCTTTGCAAGCAAAGAGCCACCCCCACAAGCTAATCACAACAACGCCAAGAAAATCACAGATTTTGGAGGTGACGGTAAAGCCTATGGTAGTCCTCATCATACTGATTCTTACATAGAGTTTGAGTATTTCTAg
- the LOC126681293 gene encoding serine/threonine-protein kinase RHS3 isoform X2 — translation MSSIPAMRPDSSQEEGAECESKKMEGMSNNKSNLSCVSKKGDQTTKYSSKSSSNSFFDSPSGTGFSKLTENVIVNPLFDPKKMDPLTKAVGNTSGNHRPMASSITQLQTTGPPLKTNVNPVLSSSSSCRSDSLESSTNAPVKPHTGGDVRWDAVNMVIARGSIGLSNFRLLKRLGYGDIGSVYLVELRGTNAHFAMKVMDKASLASRNKVLRAQTEKEILGLLDHPFLPTLYSYFETDKFYCIVMEFCSGGNLHSLRQRQPYKYFTEEAARFFASEVLLALEYLHMLGIVYRDLKPENVLVRDEGHIMLSDFDLSLRCSVSPTLVKSSSVHVGNGGGSTGGGLIDDEFAVHGCMQPSTFFPRILPSKKNRKSKSDFGLFVGGALPELMAEPTNVRSMSFVGTHEYLAPEIIRGEGHGSAVDWWTFGIFLYELLHGTTPFKGQGNRATLFNVVGQPLRFPETPQVSFMARDLIRGLLVKEPHKRIAYKRGATEIKQHPFFEGVNWALVRSAVPPHIPEPVDFSLFASKEPPPQANHNNAKKITDFGGDGKAYGSPHHTDSYIEFEYF, via the exons ATGTCATCAATTCCTGCAATGAGGCCTGATTCATCCCAG GAAGAAGGTGCAGAATGTGAATCCAAGAAGATGGAGGGAATGAGTAACAATAAATCTAATTTAAGCTGTGTTTCCAAGAAAGGAGATCAAACAACAAAATATAGTTCTAAAAGCAGCAGTAACTCATTTTTTGATTCACCGAGTGGAACTGGATTTAGCAAACTTACTGAAAATGTGATCGTAAATCCTCTGTTTGATCCAAAAAAGATGGATCCATTAACAAAGGCTGTAGGAAATACGAGCGGTAATCATCGTCCAATGGCATCATCAATTACTCAGCTACAAACAACTGGGCCTCCGTTAAAGACGAACGTTAACCCTGTGCTGAGCAGCAGCAGTAGCTGCCGTAGCGACAGCTTAGAGAGCTCAACAAATGCACCAGTTAAGCCGCATACAGGAGGTGACGTGAGATGGGATGCTGTTAATATGGTGATTGCAAGAGGTTCAATAGGATTGAGTAATTTTCGGCTACTGAAACGGCTCGGATATGGAGATATAGGAAGTGTGTATCTGGTTGAACTTAGAGGAACAAATGCACATTTTGCTATGAAAGTGATGGATAAAGCTTCTCTTGCAAGTAGAAATAAGGTGCTTAGAGCGCAGACAGAGAAAGAAATCCTTGGCCTTCTTGACCATCCTTTTTTGCCTACCTTATATTCTTATTTTGAGACTGACAAATTCTATTGCATCGTCATGGAGTTCTGCAGTGGAGGCAATCTTCATTCCCTTCGCCAGAGGCAACCTTACAAGTATTTTACCGAGGAGGCTGCCAG GTTTTTTGCATCAGAAGTATTATTGGCACTGGAGTATCTCCACATGTTAGGCATTGTCTACAGGGATTTGAAGCCGGAAAACGTTCTTGTCAGAGATGAAGGTCACATAATGCTGTCGGATTTTGACCTCTCACTTCGCTGCTCAGTCAGTCCAACCCTTGTCAAGTCCTCATCTGTGCATGTGGGAAATGGTGGTGGCAGTACGGGTGGAGGCCTTATAGATGACGAATTTGCAGTACATGGATGCATGCAGCCATCGACATTTTTCCCCAGAATTTTGCCTAGCAAGAAGAACCGCAAATCAAAATCAGACTTCGGCCTCTTTGTTGGCGGAGCACTACCCGAGCTAATGGCAGAGCCGACAAATGTACGATCGATGTCGTTCGTAGGCACCCATGAATACTTAGCTCCAGAGATCATTCGCGGAGAGGGTCATGGAAGTGCAGTAGACTGGTGGACATTCGGGATCTTCTTATACGAATTGTTGCATGGAACAACACCTTTTAAAGGGCAAGGAAATCGGGCAACCCTGTTCAATGTTGTAGGGCAGCCTTTAAGATTCCCGGAAACACCACAAGTGAGCTTTATGGCTAGAGATCTGATAAGAGGACTGCTTGTTAAGGAACCCCATAAAAGGATTGCATATAAAAGGGGAGCTACAGAGATAAAACAGCATCCTTTTTTTGAAGGGGTCAACTGGGCTCTGGTGAGAAGTGCAGTGCCTCCTCACATACCTGAACCAGTAGACTTCTCACTCTTTGCAAGCAAAGAGCCACCCCCACAAGCTAATCACAACAACGCCAAGAAAATCACAGATTTTGGAGGTGACGGTAAAGCCTATGGTAGTCCTCATCATACTGATTCTTACATAGAGTTTGAGTATTTCTAg